A single genomic interval of Halorubrum aethiopicum harbors:
- a CDS encoding tRNA (N(6)-L-threonylcarbamoyladenosine(37)-C(2))-methylthiotransferase — protein sequence MATYHIETYGCTSNRGESRAIERALRDGGHRPADGPEDADVAILNSCTVVEKTERNMLRRAEELAEETAELVVTGCMALAQGEEFREAGIDAEVLHWDEVPEHVLNGECPTHTPDTEPILDGAIGILPVARGCMSNCSYCITKFATGRVDSPSVEENVEKARALVHAGAKEIRVTGQDTGVYGWDTGERKLPELLDRICDIDGEFRVRLGMANPGGIHGIHEELADVFAENEKLYDFIHAPVQSGSDDVLEDMRRQHRVGKFREVVETFDDRLDHWTLSTDFIVGFPTESDADHEKSMELLREVRPEKVNVTRFSKRPGTDAADMKGLGGTVKKERSKEMSELKMAVVGEAYESMVGEEFEVLVVEEGTGDSVKCRDSAYRQIIVRNATDRGIAVGDLLTVEVTGHNTVYAFGEPTAEPGTDGSESPEHESPERDEAPESTASSA from the coding sequence ATGGCGACGTACCACATCGAGACGTACGGCTGTACGTCCAACCGGGGCGAGAGCCGCGCGATCGAACGCGCCCTCCGAGACGGCGGTCACCGCCCCGCGGACGGCCCCGAGGACGCCGACGTCGCCATCCTCAACAGCTGTACGGTCGTCGAGAAGACCGAGCGCAACATGCTCCGACGGGCCGAGGAGCTGGCCGAGGAGACGGCGGAGCTCGTCGTCACCGGCTGTATGGCGCTCGCGCAGGGCGAGGAGTTCCGCGAGGCCGGCATCGACGCCGAGGTGCTCCACTGGGACGAGGTCCCCGAACACGTGCTCAACGGCGAGTGTCCCACCCACACTCCGGACACGGAGCCGATACTCGACGGCGCCATCGGCATTCTCCCCGTCGCCCGCGGCTGTATGAGCAACTGCTCGTACTGTATCACCAAGTTCGCGACCGGCCGCGTCGACTCCCCGTCGGTCGAGGAGAACGTCGAGAAGGCGCGCGCGCTGGTCCACGCCGGCGCGAAGGAGATCCGCGTCACCGGCCAGGACACCGGCGTCTACGGCTGGGACACGGGCGAGCGGAAGCTCCCCGAGCTGCTCGACCGGATCTGCGACATCGACGGCGAGTTCCGGGTGCGGCTGGGGATGGCGAACCCCGGCGGGATCCACGGCATCCACGAGGAGCTCGCGGACGTGTTCGCGGAAAACGAGAAGCTGTACGACTTCATCCACGCGCCGGTCCAGTCCGGCTCCGACGACGTGCTCGAGGACATGCGCCGGCAACACCGCGTCGGCAAGTTCCGGGAGGTCGTCGAGACGTTCGACGACCGGCTCGACCACTGGACGCTCTCGACCGACTTCATCGTCGGCTTCCCGACCGAGAGCGACGCGGACCACGAGAAGTCGATGGAGCTCCTGCGGGAGGTCCGCCCCGAGAAGGTCAACGTCACCCGCTTCTCGAAGCGGCCCGGCACCGACGCCGCCGACATGAAGGGGCTCGGCGGCACGGTCAAAAAGGAGCGCTCGAAGGAAATGTCCGAGCTGAAGATGGCGGTCGTCGGCGAGGCGTACGAGTCGATGGTCGGCGAGGAGTTCGAGGTGCTCGTCGTCGAGGAGGGAACCGGCGACTCCGTGAAGTGCCGGGACTCCGCCTACCGGCAGATAATCGTCCGGAACGCGACGGATCGCGGGATCGCGGTCGGCGACCTCCTCACCGTCGAGGTGACCGGCCACAACACCGTCTACGCGTTCGGCGAGCCGACGGCCGAGCCAGGAACCGACGGGAGCGAGTCGCCCGAGCACGAGTCACCCGAACGCGACGAGGCCCCCGAGTCGACCGCGTCGTCGGCGTAG
- a CDS encoding ArsR family transcriptional regulator codes for MDEDARERLESLPPSAKLVYYVLDAEGRFDQTGLAEETRLSTRTVRFAIEKLAEADLVEEGFCPTDARRSVYEPADPADSEPASGPTPSAVAAED; via the coding sequence ATGGACGAAGACGCGCGCGAACGCCTCGAATCCCTCCCGCCGAGCGCCAAGCTCGTGTACTACGTGCTCGACGCCGAGGGGCGGTTCGACCAGACCGGGCTCGCCGAGGAGACCCGACTCTCGACGCGCACGGTCCGGTTCGCGATCGAGAAGCTCGCCGAGGCCGACCTCGTCGAGGAGGGGTTCTGTCCCACCGACGCGCGCCGGTCGGTGTACGAACCCGCGGACCCCGCGGACTCGGAGCCCGCCAGCGGTCCCACGCCCTCCGCGGTCGCCGCCGAGGACTGA
- the sucD gene encoding succinate--CoA ligase subunit alpha — MSIFVDDDTRVVVQGITGGEGKFHAEQMIEYGTNVVAGAVPGKGGQEAAGVPVYDTVDEAVEAEDADASVIFVPPAFAADAIFEALDTDLDLAVAITEGIPTQDMAKVNKRLSETDTRLLGPNCPGIITPGEAKLGILPGNIFADGNVGLVSRSGTLTYQVVDNLTERGIGQTTAIGIGGDPIIGTSFIDALEAFEADAETDAVVMCGEIGGEDEEEAARFIGEHMDTPVAGFIAGRTAPPGKRMGHAGAIVSGSGTGTAESKIDALNDAGVPVGDTPEEVADHVESFL, encoded by the coding sequence ATGAGCATTTTCGTCGACGACGACACGCGCGTGGTGGTCCAGGGGATCACCGGCGGGGAAGGCAAGTTCCACGCCGAACAGATGATCGAGTACGGGACGAACGTCGTCGCCGGCGCGGTGCCCGGCAAGGGCGGCCAGGAGGCCGCCGGCGTCCCGGTGTACGACACGGTCGACGAGGCCGTCGAGGCGGAGGACGCCGACGCCTCCGTGATCTTCGTGCCGCCGGCGTTCGCCGCGGACGCGATCTTCGAGGCGCTCGACACCGACCTCGACCTCGCGGTCGCGATCACGGAGGGGATCCCGACCCAGGACATGGCGAAGGTGAACAAGCGGCTCTCCGAGACCGACACGCGGCTGCTCGGGCCGAACTGTCCGGGGATCATCACGCCGGGCGAGGCGAAGCTCGGCATCCTGCCGGGCAACATCTTCGCCGACGGCAACGTGGGGCTCGTCTCCCGCTCCGGCACCCTGACCTACCAGGTCGTCGACAACCTCACCGAGCGCGGGATCGGCCAGACGACCGCCATCGGCATCGGCGGCGACCCGATCATCGGCACCTCCTTCATCGACGCGCTCGAGGCGTTCGAGGCCGACGCGGAGACCGACGCGGTCGTGATGTGCGGCGAGATCGGCGGCGAGGACGAGGAGGAGGCCGCGCGGTTCATCGGCGAGCACATGGACACGCCGGTCGCCGGCTTCATCGCCGGCCGCACCGCCCCGCCGGGCAAGCGCATGGGCCACGCCGGCGCGATCGTCTCGGGCTCCGGGACGGGCACCGCGGAGTCGAAGATCGACGCGCTCAACGACGCGGGCGTCCCCGTCGGCGACACCCCCGAGGAGGTCGCGGACCACGTCGAGAGCTTCCTGTAG
- a CDS encoding hybrid sensor histidine kinase/response regulator, which translates to MTDPLHRSHAARDEGIRVLHVDDDRAFTELVATFLERVDDAFSVRSETAAADALAVLESGDERVDCIVSDYDMPEMDGLTFLERVRDRGIDVPFVLFTGKGSEEIASEAIAAGATDYIQKEAGTDQYTVLANRVRNAVDQYRSKRALAASQERLSRFIEQSPLATIEYDESFRIVRVNPAAEAVTGYDAEELVGGTWMPIVPEEERRNVAEIERRLLADRGGYRSVNDNVTRDGERIRCVWHNQVVTNDDGEVIRVFSQFEDVTDREERKRELERTNAVLSTVFATLPYGVLVENADRRVLALNDRLYELFGIDGDPEDAIGRDCERFAVDVSDRFTDPEGFVDRTNAIVAERRPVSNEVLTFADGRTVSRTYRPIDLPQGAGHLWLYRRGEAGGSEADGGEVDGSEAGGSEADAGEAGGGWTGGGRSANGGDDEVHGDENDA; encoded by the coding sequence ATGACCGATCCCCTCCACCGGTCGCACGCCGCGCGAGACGAGGGGATCCGGGTCCTCCACGTCGACGACGATCGGGCGTTTACCGAGCTCGTCGCCACGTTCCTCGAGCGCGTCGACGACGCGTTCTCGGTCCGGTCGGAGACCGCCGCCGCCGACGCGCTGGCGGTGCTCGAGTCGGGAGACGAGCGGGTCGACTGTATCGTCAGCGACTACGACATGCCGGAGATGGACGGGCTGACGTTTCTCGAGCGGGTTCGCGACCGCGGCATCGACGTGCCCTTCGTGTTGTTCACGGGGAAGGGATCCGAGGAGATCGCGAGCGAGGCGATCGCCGCCGGGGCGACCGACTACATCCAGAAGGAGGCGGGAACCGACCAGTACACCGTGCTCGCCAATCGAGTGCGCAACGCCGTCGACCAGTACCGCTCGAAGCGGGCGCTGGCGGCGAGCCAGGAGCGGCTCTCGCGGTTCATCGAGCAGTCCCCGCTCGCCACGATCGAGTACGACGAGTCGTTCCGGATCGTCCGGGTGAACCCGGCCGCGGAGGCGGTGACCGGCTACGACGCCGAGGAGCTCGTCGGCGGTACCTGGATGCCGATCGTCCCCGAGGAGGAGCGACGGAACGTGGCCGAGATCGAACGCCGCCTGCTCGCCGACCGCGGCGGCTACCGGAGCGTCAACGACAACGTCACTCGCGACGGCGAACGCATCCGCTGCGTGTGGCACAACCAGGTGGTGACAAACGACGACGGCGAGGTGATCCGCGTCTTCTCGCAGTTCGAGGACGTCACCGACCGCGAGGAGCGGAAACGCGAGCTCGAGCGCACCAACGCCGTCCTCTCGACCGTCTTCGCCACGCTCCCGTACGGCGTGCTCGTCGAGAACGCGGACCGTCGCGTTCTCGCGCTCAACGACCGTCTGTACGAGCTGTTCGGGATCGACGGCGACCCCGAGGACGCGATCGGGCGCGACTGCGAGCGGTTCGCGGTCGACGTGAGCGACCGGTTCACGGATCCCGAGGGGTTCGTCGACCGGACGAACGCGATCGTCGCGGAGCGGCGACCGGTCTCCAACGAGGTGTTGACGTTTGCCGACGGCCGGACGGTCAGTCGAACCTACCGTCCGATCGACCTCCCGCAGGGCGCGGGACACCTCTGGCTGTATCGGCGGGGCGAGGCGGGCGGAAGCGAGGCGGACGGAGGCGAGGTGGACGGAAGCGAGGCGGGCGGAAGCGAGGCGGACGCGGGCGAGGCGGGCGGAGGCTGGACGGGCGGCGGGAGGAGCGCGAACGGCGGGGACGACGAAGTCCACGGAGACGAGAACGACGCCTGA
- a CDS encoding GAF domain-containing protein, with protein sequence MDERATDGREVVLVVDDEPGAADLVATYLERLLDGIETIAVTSPGAALDRLRERPIDCVVSDHDMPESTGLELLETVRSEIGELPFLLFTGKGSEEIASEAISAGVTDYLQKGGGADQYEMLANRVDNALCRRQAESDLQEVNRKVTAIHEFATGLSCVDSVGEVFERVVDVASEVLEFDRCLTARREGDYVYPAALSESVTEDDVRRFELGEGIAGRTVADERTFLVEEVDTSAKADPVADDIESAISVPIGGYGLIQAISSGRATFDERDVEFAELVAAHAAEAIEQIETEAALRAERDRLAALFDNVPSPVARLAIDEAGERRLDATNEAFEETFGCVAGEVTYEEMCARIVPADVASIEPDWFDTDMETVRTEVERRTVSGVRDFILHAIPTETDGEVLVHLVYADIDEQKRVERTLRRLHEATREMFAGEDREEVAEVATRTAIDILGFPSSGVRLYDPDAGTLQPTVISEEATAALGERPPFGPDAGLMWDAFDREETVVVDDLTATETAVEYGDLRSLLVVPLGSHGVMPLGSPDPNFFDDTDVQLARVLAANVTAALDRAERTEQLRERDAALQRELDRLEKFAGVVSHDLRNPLTVASGRVELLRPLIDGEDAHEQLDRVEEAHARMGELIDDLLALAREGRTVDDPEPVTVADAAREAWGTVDTDGAALEIEAEAATVHADPERLRTLFENLFRNSVEHGSTSSRTASGDSVEHGSTGSRPTADDSVEHGSTSSRTPAESGDSVEHDRSRDGVAVSPDDEDSASACSSHSTDGRISPGSDADPGVTVTVGTLSEGFFVADDGPGFDEVDPEQAMEYGISSADRGSGLGLAIVREIADAHGWRIAVDQGAEGNGDGTETGARFEFRTDG encoded by the coding sequence GTGGACGAGCGAGCCACCGATGGACGGGAGGTCGTCCTCGTCGTCGACGACGAGCCGGGCGCGGCGGATCTCGTCGCGACGTATCTCGAGCGGCTCCTCGACGGGATCGAGACGATCGCGGTGACGTCGCCGGGCGCGGCGCTCGATCGGCTCCGCGAGCGGCCGATCGACTGCGTCGTCAGCGACCACGACATGCCGGAGTCGACCGGACTGGAGCTGCTCGAGACGGTTCGTTCCGAGATCGGCGAGCTTCCGTTCCTGCTTTTCACGGGGAAGGGATCCGAGGAGATCGCGAGCGAGGCGATCTCCGCGGGCGTCACGGACTACCTCCAGAAGGGCGGCGGGGCCGACCAGTACGAGATGCTCGCGAACCGCGTGGACAACGCGCTCTGCCGGCGACAGGCCGAGTCCGACCTCCAAGAGGTGAACCGGAAGGTGACCGCGATCCACGAGTTCGCGACCGGGCTCTCCTGTGTCGACAGCGTCGGAGAGGTGTTCGAGCGGGTCGTCGACGTCGCCTCCGAGGTCCTCGAGTTCGACCGCTGTCTCACCGCTCGACGCGAGGGTGACTACGTCTATCCGGCGGCGCTCTCGGAGAGCGTCACCGAGGACGACGTGCGCCGGTTCGAACTCGGGGAGGGGATCGCCGGTCGAACCGTGGCCGATGAGCGGACGTTCCTCGTCGAGGAGGTCGACACCTCCGCGAAGGCCGACCCCGTCGCCGACGACATCGAGTCCGCGATCAGCGTCCCGATCGGCGGATACGGGCTGATTCAGGCGATCTCGAGCGGACGAGCCACCTTCGACGAGCGGGACGTGGAGTTCGCCGAACTGGTCGCCGCCCACGCCGCCGAGGCGATAGAGCAGATCGAGACGGAGGCGGCGCTCCGGGCCGAACGCGACCGGCTCGCGGCGCTGTTCGACAACGTCCCGTCGCCGGTGGCGCGGCTCGCGATCGACGAGGCGGGCGAGCGCCGGCTCGACGCGACGAACGAGGCGTTCGAGGAGACGTTCGGCTGCGTCGCCGGCGAGGTCACCTACGAGGAGATGTGCGCGAGGATCGTCCCCGCGGACGTCGCGTCGATCGAGCCGGACTGGTTCGACACCGACATGGAGACGGTGCGGACGGAGGTCGAGCGTCGAACCGTCTCGGGGGTGCGCGACTTCATCCTCCACGCCATCCCGACGGAGACCGACGGGGAGGTCCTCGTCCACCTGGTGTACGCCGACATCGACGAGCAGAAGCGGGTCGAACGGACCCTCCGTCGGCTCCACGAGGCGACCCGAGAGATGTTCGCCGGCGAGGACCGCGAGGAGGTCGCCGAGGTCGCGACGCGAACCGCGATCGACATCCTCGGGTTCCCGAGCAGCGGGGTCCGGCTGTACGACCCCGACGCGGGAACGCTTCAGCCCACGGTGATAAGCGAGGAGGCGACGGCGGCGCTCGGCGAGCGCCCGCCGTTCGGACCGGACGCCGGGCTGATGTGGGACGCGTTCGACCGCGAGGAGACGGTCGTCGTCGACGACCTCACGGCGACGGAGACGGCCGTGGAGTACGGCGACCTCCGAAGCCTGCTCGTCGTGCCCCTCGGAAGCCACGGCGTGATGCCGCTCGGATCGCCCGACCCGAACTTCTTCGACGACACGGACGTCCAGCTCGCGCGGGTGTTGGCCGCGAACGTGACCGCCGCGCTGGACCGCGCCGAGCGCACCGAGCAGCTCCGCGAGCGCGACGCCGCGCTCCAGCGGGAGCTCGACCGCCTCGAGAAGTTCGCGGGCGTGGTCTCACACGACCTCCGGAACCCCCTCACGGTCGCGAGCGGGCGCGTCGAACTCCTCCGCCCGCTGATCGACGGCGAGGACGCCCACGAGCAGCTCGACCGGGTCGAGGAGGCCCACGCTCGGATGGGCGAGCTGATCGACGACCTCCTCGCGCTCGCCAGGGAGGGACGGACGGTCGACGACCCGGAGCCGGTCACGGTCGCCGACGCCGCGCGGGAGGCGTGGGGGACCGTCGACACGGACGGCGCCGCCCTCGAGATCGAGGCGGAGGCCGCGACCGTTCACGCCGACCCCGAGCGACTCCGGACGCTGTTCGAGAACCTGTTTCGGAACAGCGTGGAACACGGTTCCACGAGCAGCCGGACTGCGTCCGGCGACAGCGTCGAACACGGCTCGACGGGCAGTCGGCCTACGGCCGACGACAGCGTGGAACACGGTTCCACGAGCAGCCGGACTCCGGCGGAGTCCGGCGACAGCGTCGAGCACGATCGTTCGAGAGACGGCGTCGCCGTCTCTCCTGACGACGAAGACTCCGCATCAGCGTGTTCGAGCCACTCCACGGACGGCAGGATCTCGCCGGGATCGGACGCCGATCCGGGGGTCACCGTGACCGTCGGAACGCTGTCGGAAGGGTTCTTCGTCGCCGACGACGGGCCGGGGTTCGACGAGGTGGACCCCGAGCAGGCGATGGAGTACGGCATCTCGAGTGCGGACCGCGGCTCCGGGCTCGGGCTGGCGATCGTCAGGGAGATCGCCGACGCGCACGGCTGGCGGATCGCGGTCGATCAGGGTGCGGAGGGGAACGGAGACGGGACCGAGACCGGGGCGCGCTTCGAGTTCCGAACCGACGGGTAG
- the sucC gene encoding ADP-forming succinate--CoA ligase subunit beta, translating into MKLHEYQAKSIFADAGIPVPDSRLATTVEKALDAVDEIGYPAAIKAQVHVGGRGKAGGIKIATDREEAEQYADEILGMDLKGYTVDRVLVEAGVDFVDELYVGVTMDRGEGEPVLMVSTEGGVDIEEVAEENPDAIAREHVDPAFGLHPYQARKVVYEAGVDADVALDVASILSTLYDLYEDSDASEIEVNPVMITSDRDVIAADAVMNVDEDALFRQPDLAEMAEESYEDDLERKAGEYGFDYVRLSGNVGIIGNGAGLVMTTLDLVDYYGGKPANFLDIGGGAKADRVANALDMVFSDENVDSVVFNIFGGITRGDEVAKGINEALGQFDEIPKKVVVRLAGTNAEEGMEILNTDLVEVEETLEDAVQRAVKNAEEVTQ; encoded by the coding sequence ATGAAACTTCACGAATATCAGGCGAAGTCTATCTTCGCGGACGCCGGGATCCCGGTACCGGACTCCCGGCTCGCGACGACCGTCGAGAAGGCGCTCGACGCCGTCGACGAGATCGGGTACCCGGCCGCGATCAAGGCGCAGGTCCACGTCGGGGGACGCGGGAAGGCCGGCGGGATCAAGATCGCGACCGACCGCGAGGAGGCCGAGCAGTACGCCGACGAGATCCTCGGAATGGACCTGAAGGGGTACACCGTCGACCGCGTCCTCGTCGAGGCGGGCGTCGACTTCGTCGACGAGCTGTACGTCGGCGTCACGATGGACCGCGGCGAGGGCGAGCCGGTCCTGATGGTCTCGACCGAGGGCGGCGTGGACATCGAGGAGGTCGCGGAGGAGAACCCCGACGCGATCGCCCGCGAGCACGTCGACCCCGCGTTCGGGCTCCACCCGTACCAGGCCCGCAAGGTCGTCTACGAGGCGGGCGTCGACGCCGACGTGGCGCTCGACGTGGCGTCGATCCTCTCGACGCTGTACGACCTCTACGAGGACAGCGACGCCTCGGAGATCGAGGTCAACCCGGTGATGATCACGAGCGACCGCGACGTGATCGCTGCCGACGCCGTGATGAACGTCGACGAGGACGCGCTGTTCCGCCAGCCCGACCTCGCGGAGATGGCCGAGGAGTCCTACGAGGACGACCTCGAACGCAAGGCCGGCGAGTACGGCTTCGACTACGTCCGTCTCTCCGGAAACGTCGGGATCATCGGCAACGGCGCGGGGCTCGTGATGACGACGCTCGACCTGGTCGACTACTACGGCGGGAAGCCCGCCAACTTCCTCGACATCGGCGGCGGCGCGAAGGCCGACCGCGTCGCGAACGCGCTCGACATGGTGTTCTCCGACGAGAACGTCGACAGCGTCGTCTTCAACATCTTCGGCGGGATCACCCGCGGCGACGAGGTCGCGAAGGGGATAAACGAGGCCCTCGGGCAGTTCGACGAGATCCCGAAGAAGGTGGTCGTCCGGCTCGCCGGCACGAACGCCGAGGAGGGGATGGAGATCCTGAACACGGACCTCGTGGAGGTCGAGGAGACGCTGGAGGACGCCGTCCAGCGCGCGGTGAAGAACGCGGAGGAGGTGACCCAATGA
- a CDS encoding ACT domain-containing protein, giving the protein MDPSEFLEGGTVGLSSETYAVCRTDRDHPDAFATIREAGETTVVVESDDVEAVDADAVEPGWRRLTFEMDLPFELVGFLAAVATALAEADVSVFVLSSYATDHVLVKEADLPAAVRRLEDLGCEIVE; this is encoded by the coding sequence ATGGACCCGAGCGAGTTCCTCGAAGGCGGAACGGTCGGCCTCTCGTCCGAGACGTACGCGGTCTGCCGTACCGACCGCGATCACCCCGACGCGTTCGCGACGATCCGCGAGGCGGGCGAGACGACGGTGGTCGTCGAGAGCGACGACGTCGAGGCGGTCGACGCCGACGCGGTCGAACCCGGATGGAGACGCCTGACCTTCGAGATGGATCTCCCGTTCGAACTCGTCGGGTTCCTGGCGGCGGTCGCGACGGCGCTCGCGGAGGCGGACGTCTCGGTGTTCGTCCTCTCCTCGTACGCGACCGACCACGTGTTGGTCAAGGAGGCGGACCTCCCCGCCGCCGTGCGACGACTCGAGGATCTGGGGTGTGAGATCGTCGAGTGA
- a CDS encoding class II fumarate hydratase: MGEDYRTEEDSLGEMQVPADAYWGAQTQRAVENFPISGIGFGRRFVRALGVVKKAAAQANRDLGLVNDDTAEAIVAAADEVIAGEHDDQFPVDVFQTGSGTSSNMNANEVIANRAAEIAGAEIGDRVVHPNDHVNYGQSSNDVIPTAMHVASLEAVEKDLVPALETLHAELEAKEAEFDGVVKTGRTHLQDATPVRLGQEFGGYRTQITKGIERVEAVQSNLRELALGGTAVGTGLNTHPEFPGLAAEYISEATGTEFREADDHFEAQAAHDAMAEAHGALRTVAGSMNKIANDLRLLASGPRNGLGEIEQPENQPGSSIMPGKINPVVAESVNQVHKQVVGNDAAVSAGAARGEIDLNLYKPVVAHNFLQSAELLSNAAETFGERFVAKLEANEAHCETRVEQSMALATALNPAIGYDKASKVAKKALAEDKSVREVAVAEGYLTEAEADEVLDPEAMTHRVILGDEE; encoded by the coding sequence ATGGGCGAGGACTACCGCACGGAGGAGGACAGCCTCGGCGAGATGCAGGTGCCGGCCGACGCCTACTGGGGCGCACAGACCCAGCGGGCCGTCGAGAACTTCCCCATCTCGGGGATCGGGTTCGGGCGGCGGTTCGTCCGCGCGCTCGGCGTCGTCAAGAAGGCGGCCGCGCAGGCGAACCGGGACCTGGGGCTCGTCAACGACGACACCGCGGAGGCGATCGTCGCCGCCGCCGACGAGGTGATCGCGGGCGAGCACGACGACCAGTTCCCCGTCGACGTCTTCCAGACGGGTTCGGGCACCTCCTCGAACATGAACGCCAACGAGGTGATCGCCAACCGCGCCGCCGAGATCGCGGGCGCGGAGATCGGCGACCGCGTCGTCCACCCGAACGACCACGTCAACTACGGGCAGTCGTCGAACGACGTGATCCCGACGGCGATGCACGTCGCCTCCCTCGAGGCCGTCGAGAAGGACCTCGTGCCCGCCCTCGAGACGCTCCACGCCGAACTCGAGGCGAAGGAGGCCGAGTTCGACGGCGTCGTCAAGACCGGCCGCACCCACCTCCAGGACGCCACGCCGGTCCGGCTCGGCCAGGAGTTCGGCGGGTATCGCACCCAGATCACGAAGGGCATCGAGCGCGTCGAGGCCGTCCAGTCGAACCTCCGCGAGCTCGCGCTCGGCGGCACCGCGGTCGGCACGGGACTCAACACCCACCCCGAGTTCCCCGGCCTCGCCGCGGAGTACATCTCGGAGGCGACCGGCACCGAGTTCCGCGAGGCCGACGACCACTTCGAGGCGCAGGCCGCCCACGACGCGATGGCGGAGGCCCACGGCGCGTTGCGGACGGTCGCCGGGAGCATGAACAAGATCGCGAACGACCTCCGCCTGCTCGCCTCCGGCCCCCGGAACGGTCTCGGCGAGATCGAACAGCCGGAGAACCAGCCCGGCTCCTCGATCATGCCCGGCAAGATCAACCCGGTGGTCGCCGAGTCGGTCAACCAGGTCCACAAGCAGGTCGTCGGCAACGACGCCGCCGTCTCCGCGGGCGCGGCCCGCGGCGAGATCGACCTGAACCTCTACAAGCCGGTCGTCGCGCACAACTTCCTCCAGTCGGCCGAACTGCTCTCGAACGCGGCCGAGACGTTCGGCGAGCGCTTCGTCGCGAAGCTGGAGGCCAACGAGGCGCACTGCGAGACGCGCGTCGAGCAGTCGATGGCGCTCGCGACCGCGCTGAACCCCGCGATCGGCTACGACAAGGCCTCGAAGGTCGCCAAGAAGGCGCTCGCGGAGGACAAGAGCGTCCGCGAGGTCGCCGTCGCGGAGGGGTACCTCACCGAGGCGGAGGCCGACGAGGTGCTCGACCCCGAGGCGATGACCCACCGCGTCATCCTCGGCGACGAGGAGTAA
- a CDS encoding phosphate signaling complex PhoU family protein, which yields METRKVQVTGGSTYTVSIPKSWATENDVGAGSEVEFYPDGDSLFLTPRSEEDRTRGSLDITDLTGQDLTRAVTTMYVSGFDVIELTGGEITTEQRSTVREAVQSLVGLEVLEETRDRVVIRDLLDSSELSIHNAVTRMRLISLSMLEDAITALSELDHDLARDVIGRDDDLDRLWLVVSRIFRATLRTPKAAEELGLPREECFDYHSSARQLERVGDHATKIAHLTLNIDEPLPEEVIDAIDDLHGDAVEVVDTAMDALFAEDNDEATRLANEARTGVRAIDERVRAIDELLRGLDPTRAQLLGLVVDSVLRSADYGGNVAETALQKAAPTP from the coding sequence ATGGAAACGCGGAAGGTGCAGGTCACCGGCGGCTCGACGTACACGGTCTCGATCCCGAAGTCCTGGGCGACCGAGAACGACGTCGGGGCGGGAAGCGAGGTCGAGTTCTACCCCGACGGCGACTCGCTCTTCCTCACGCCGCGCTCGGAGGAGGACCGGACCCGGGGGAGCCTCGACATCACCGATCTGACCGGACAGGACCTCACCCGCGCGGTGACGACGATGTACGTCAGCGGGTTCGACGTGATCGAACTGACCGGCGGCGAGATCACCACCGAGCAGCGCTCGACGGTCAGGGAGGCGGTCCAGAGCCTCGTCGGCCTCGAGGTGTTGGAGGAGACCCGCGACCGGGTCGTGATCCGCGACCTCCTCGACTCCTCGGAGCTGTCGATCCACAACGCCGTCACCCGGATGCGGCTGATCTCGCTGTCGATGCTCGAGGACGCGATCACCGCGCTCTCCGAACTCGACCACGACCTCGCGCGCGACGTGATCGGCCGCGACGACGACCTCGACCGGCTGTGGCTCGTCGTCTCGCGGATCTTCCGGGCGACCCTCCGGACGCCGAAGGCCGCGGAGGAGCTCGGGCTCCCCCGCGAGGAGTGTTTCGACTACCACTCGAGCGCGCGCCAACTGGAGCGGGTCGGCGACCACGCGACCAAGATCGCCCACCTGACGCTGAACATCGACGAGCCGCTCCCCGAGGAGGTGATCGACGCCATCGACGACCTCCACGGCGACGCCGTCGAGGTGGTCGACACCGCGATGGACGCGCTGTTCGCCGAGGACAACGACGAGGCGACCCGGCTCGCGAACGAGGCGAGAACCGGCGTCCGCGCCATCGACGAGCGCGTGCGGGCCATCGACGAGCTGCTCCGCGGGCTCGACCCGACCCGCGCACAGCTTCTGGGGCTCGTCGTCGACTCCGTCCTCCGGTCGGCCGACTACGGCGGAAACGTCGCCGAGACCGCCCTCCAGAAGGCCGCGCCGACTCCCTGA